From a region of the Helianthus annuus cultivar XRQ/B chromosome 5, HanXRQr2.0-SUNRISE, whole genome shotgun sequence genome:
- the LOC118479250 gene encoding enoyl-[acyl-carrier-protein] reductase, mitochondrial-like translates to MACARFVVTLKPSTHMHFLRHRIQISGNVRAFSALMSPPSTAVVYDHHGPPDTVTKIIQLPPVEIKANDVCVKMLAAPINPSDINQIQGVYPVKPQLPTVGGREGAGVVHSVGSAIRDLSPGDLVMVSPPSAGTWQTHVVKDKVFWHKLDKDTPAEYAATVTINPLTALRMIEDFVDLKSGDAVVQNGATSMVGQCVIQLAKLRGIRTINIIRDRPGSDEAKDKLKKLGADEVYTESQLDVKNFKSLLGNVPEPALGFNCVGGNAASLVLKFLRQGGTMVTYGGMAKKPITVSTSSFIFKGLSLKGFYLQNWLDLDRNEECRKMIDYLLGLIREGKLTYDMELAPFSEFHTALDKSLGKLGSQRKQVIKFKF, encoded by the exons atGGCGTGTGCGAGGTTTGTTGTCACTCTAAAACCGTCAACACACATGCATTTCCTCCGGCATCGTATTCAAATTTCCGGCAATGTTAGGGCCTTCTCCGCCCTCATGTCACCGCCCTCTACGGCGGTCGTCTACGACCACCACGGTCCTCCAGATACTGTCACCAA AATAATCCAACTTCCGCCGGTTGAAATTAAAGCAAACGATGTCTGTGTTAAAATGCTTGCTGCTCCCATTAATCCATCTGACATTAACCAAATTCAAG GTGTGTACCCTGTGAAGCCACAGCTGCCTACGGTTGGGGGACGTGAGGGTGCTGGAGTAGTACACTCTGTAGGCTCAGCGATACGAGATCTCTCTCCAGGCGATTTAGTCATGGTCTCTCCACCATCAGCTG GCACATGGCAGACACATGTTGTGAAAGATAAAGTTTTCTGGCACAAACTTGATAAAGATACACCAGCGGAATACGCCGCCACAGTGACAATTAACCCTTTGACTGCGCTAAGGATGATAGAAGACTTTGTGGATCTGAAATCAG GGGATGCGGTTGTGCAAAATGGAGCAACCAGCATGGTTGGCCAATGTGTCATTCAGCTCGCTAAACTCCGTGGCATTCGTACCATTAATATTATAAGAGATAG GCCCGGATCAGATGAAGCAAAAGATAAACTCAAGAAACTTGGTGCTGATGAAGTGTATACCGAGAGCCAACTCGATGTGAAAAATTTCAAGAGTCTTTTG GGTAATGTACCGGAACCTGCTCTCGGATTTAACTGTGTTGGTGGTAATGCTGCTTCTCTGGTTCTAAAATTCTTAAG GCAGGGTGGAACGATGGTGACTTATGGTGGTATGGCTAAGAAGCCTATAACCGTATCAACTTCATCCTTCATATTTAAA GGGCTTTCTTTAAAAGGATTCTACTTGCAAAATTGGTTGGATTTAGATAGAAATGAAGAGTGCAGAAAAATGATAGATTACCTTTTGGGCTTGATTCGTGAAGGAAAACTGACATATGA catGGAGCTTGCTCCTTTCAGTGAATTTCACACAGCATTAGACAAGTCACTTGGAAAGCTTGGAAGCCAACGTAAGCAAGTCATCAAGTTCAAGTTCTGA
- the LOC110939958 gene encoding enoyl-[acyl-carrier-protein] reductase, mitochondrial — MACARFLTLKIQTSGKVRAFSALMSPPSTAVFYDHHGPPDTVTKIIKLPPVEIKANGVCVKMLAAPINPSDINRIQGVYPVRPQPPAVGGYEGAGLVHSVGSAIRDLSPGDLVMLSPPSPGTWQTHVVKDKRFWHKLDKDTPAEYAATVTINPLTALRMIEDIVDLKSGDAIVQNGATSMVGQCVIQLAKLRGIHTINILRDRPGSDEAKEKLKKLGADEVYTESQLDVKNVKSLLGNAPEPALGFNCVGGNAASLVLKFLRQGGTMVTYGGMAKKPVTVSTSAFVFKELTLTGFYVQNWLSLDRNEELREMLDYLLGLIREGKLKYDMELAPFSEFHTALDKTLGKLGSQPKQIIKF; from the exons ATGGCGTGTGCCAGGTTTCTCactctaaaaattcaaacttccGGCAAGGTTAGGGCTTTTTCCGCCCTCATGTCACCGCCCTCTACGGCGGTCTTCTACGACCACCACGGTCCTCCAGACACTGTCACCAA AATAATCAAACTTCCGCCAGTTGAAATTAAAGCAAACGGCGTCTGTGTGAAAATGCTTGCTGCTCCCATCAATCCATCCGACATTAACAGAATTCAAG GTGTGTACCCTGTGAGGCCACAACCGCCTGCTGTTGGGGGATATGAGGGTGCTGGACTAGTACACTCTGTTGGCTCCGCCATACGAGATCTTTCTCCGGGCGATTTAGTCATGCTGTCTCCTCCCTCACCTG GTACATGGCAGACACATGTTGTTAAAGATAAAAGATTCTGGCACAAACTTGATAAAGATACACCAGCGGAATATGCTGCCACAGTGACAATTAATCCTTTAACTGCTCTAAGGATGATAGAAGATATAGTGGATCTCAAGTCAG GGGATGCAATCGTGCAAAATGGAGCAACCAGCATGGTTGGCCAATGTGTCATTCAGCTCGCTAAACTTCGTGGCATTCACACCATTAATATTTTAAGGGACAG GCCGGGGTCAGATGAAGCAAAAGAGAAACTCAAGAAACTTGGTGCTGATGAAGTGTATACTGAGAGCCAACTCGATGTGAAAAATGTCAAGAGTCTTTTG GGTAATGCACCTGAACCCGCTCTGGGATTCAACTGTGTTGGTGGTAATGCTGCTTCTCTGGTTCTAAAATTCTTAAG GCAGGGTGGAACGATGGTGACTTATGGTGGTATGGCTAAGAAGCCTGTAACTGTATCAACTTCAGCCTTTGTATTTAAA GAGCTTACTTTAACAGGATTCTACGTGCAAAATTGGTTGAGTTTAGATAGAAATGAAGAGTTGAGAGAAATGTTAGATTACCTTTTGGGCTTGATTCGCGAAGGAAAATTGAAATACGA CATGGAGCTTGCTCCTTTCAGTGAATTTCACACGGCGTTAGACAAGACACTTGGAAAGCTTGGAAGCCAACCTAAGCAAATCATTAAGTTCTAA
- the LOC110939957 gene encoding uncharacterized protein LOC110939957 has product MRQFQMNKQSWRKRSMSAADITGDLPIYNPASAVGRRESSTSAMKYKLIHLIPLVVMLCFFILWCFSSPVDLETKDGRTTFVPRSKSKKPPQSSEAGDLDLTVLALESPPDGFLSVSDGPYASVTLLNQPNVSLMDSHDHSASSTDSHVQNTSLSDSHELKTPFAISHEPSAPFSDIHDSTESTVDFHELNASFSASHDAKLLFLVSDEPRPSYEVKSNKPAQQASGEG; this is encoded by the exons ATGCGGCAGTTTCAGATGAACAAGCAGTCATGGCGGAAGCGGTCGATGTCTGCGGCGGACATCACCGGCGATCTCCCTATCTACAATCCGGCTTCCGCCGTTGGCCGCAGAGAGAGCTCCACGTCAGCAATGAAGTACAAACTGATTCATCTCATTCCTCTTGTCGTCATGCTGTGCTTCTTCATCCTCTGGTGCTTCAGTTCTCCCG TGGATTTGGAAACCAAGGATGGGAGAACCACATTTGTCCCAAGAAGCAAGAGCAAGAAGCCACCGCAAAGCAGTGAAGCAGGAGATCTTGATCTAACGGTATTGGCATTAGAAAGTCCACCAGATGGTTTCTTGTCGGTTTCTGATGGTCCGTATGCCTCAGTAACTCTTCTTAATCAGCCTAATGTGTCATTGATGGATTCTCATGATCACAGTGCCTCGTCAACAGACTCTCATGTGCAAAATACCTCACTATCAGATTCTCATGAGCTAAAAACCCCATTCGCAATTTCCCATGAGCCCAGTGCCCCATTCTCGGATATTCATGATTCCACTGAGTCGACCGTTGATTTTCATGAGCTAAATGCATCATTCTCAGCTTCCCATGATGCGAAACTCTTGTTCCTGGTTTCTGATGAGCCAAGACCCTCGTATGAAGTCAAAAGCAACAAACCTGCACAACAGGCTAGTGGAGAAGGCTGA